One Hevea brasiliensis isolate MT/VB/25A 57/8 chromosome 5, ASM3005281v1, whole genome shotgun sequence genomic region harbors:
- the LOC110662442 gene encoding putative receptor protein kinase ZmPK1, translating to MATMRMRTSTSPHFPSFFVVSFSVLFSSVLSETRNFLPIGFTLSVEDSDFLTSPDKTFTCGFYGMGENAYWFSVWFTNSMDRTVVWMANRDTPVNGQGSRISLRKDGAMVLTDVDGSTIWESNTTSTDVSKAELLDSGNLVLKDSRGKIFWQSFDFPTDTLLPHQVFTKSTKLISRLGRGTYSSGYFSFFFDNNNVLTLLYDGPDISSIYWPNPDFNVFANGRTNYNSSRIAVFDELGNFLSSDLLQFSASDMGFGIRRRLTMDYDGNLRLYSLNNETGLWVTTWEAMLEPCKVHGICGKNGICVYTPEPKCSCPPGYEVTEPGNWNKGCKPKFIQTCSRSQQVTFVQVPQVDFYGFDLNYSQSISRDSCLKLCLEDCRCAAFSYRLSGEGLCYTKSALFNGYRSPDFPGSIYLKLPASVGRFESANLNGTDPICGLNDSMIMMGSPSMYDSISKGVRWAYLYWFAFSIGVLEILFIVSAWWFFGRHDMPDSMEEGYRAITSQFRKFSYTELKKATKNFKEEIGRGGSGAVYKGVLVDERAVAVKRLEGSYQGEDVFWAEVSTIGKINHMNLVRMWGFCSEASHRLLVYEYMENQSLDKHLFSTSSLGWKERFQVALGTAKGLAYLHHECLEWVIHCDVKPENILLDTEFEPKISDFGLAKLSQRGSSNSEFSRIRGTKGYMAPEWALNLPITAKVDVYSYGVVILEVVKGIRLSNWIREDGEAQESELTRFVRVMKRKIKCGEESWIEEIVDPRLDGKYSRRQAKKIVEVGISCVEEDRNERPTMDSIVQALLECEDPSSVFATVL from the coding sequence ATGGCAACCATGAGAATGAGAACTTCAACATCTcctcattttccttctttcttcgtTGTTTCCTTCTCTGTGCTCTTTTCTTCAGTACTTTCTGAGACAAGGAACTTTCTTCCTATTGGCTTCACCCTATCTGTAGAAGATTCTGACTTCCTGACCTCACCAGATAAAACTTTCACTTGTGGGTTTTATGGGATGGGGGAGAATGCTTATTGGTTCTCAGTTTGGTTCACCAATTCTATGGACAGGACCGTTGTCTGGATGGCTAACAGAGACACACCTGTAAATGGCCAAGGCTCAAGAATTTCTCTGCGAAAAGATGGTGCCATGGTCTTAACTGATGTTGATGGGTCCACCATATGGGAGAGCAATACCACCTCCACTGATGTTAGCAAAGCAGAGCTTTTGGATAGTGGAAATCTTGTTCTGAAAGATTCTCGTGGTAAAATTTTTTGGCAAAGCTTTGATTTTCCTACTGATACACTTCTTCCTCACCAAGTCTTCACAAAGAGCACAAAGCTGATTTCTAGATTAGGTAGAGGGACATATTCTTCTGGATATTTTAGTTTCTTCTTTGATAATAATAATGTTTTAACATTGCTGTATGATGGGCCTGACATTTCCAGCATATACTGGCCTAACCCAGACTTCAATGTGTTTGCAAATGGTAGAACAAACTATAACAGTAGCAGAATTGCTGTTTTTGACGAATTGGGTAACTTTTTATCAAGCGATCTGTTGCAATTCAGTGCTTCTGATATGGGCTTTGGGATCAGAAGGAGACTAACCATGGATTATGATGGGAACCTCAGGCTTTATAGCCTTAACAATGAAACAGGATTGTGGGTGACAACATGGGAAGCTATGTTGGAGCCATGTAAAGTTCATGGAATATGTGGGAAAAATGGGATTTGTGTGTATACACCAGAGCCCAAGTGTTCGTGTCCTCCAGGCTATGAGGTGACCGAACCGGGCAATTGGAACAAAGGTTGCAAGCCCAAGTTTATTCAAACCTGTTCGCGGTCCCAGCAGGTGACATTTGTGCAGGTCCCGCAGGTAGATTTTTATGGATTTGATCTCAATTATAGTCAATCTATTTCAAGAGACTCTTGCTTAAAACTCTGCTTGGAAGATTGCCGGTGCGCAGCATTCAGTTATAGGCTATCAGGGGAAGGACTTTGTTACACAAAAAGTGCACTTTTCAATGGTTACAGGTCTCCAGATTTTCCAGGAAGTATATATCTAAAATTGCCAGCGAGTGTGGGAAGATTTGAATCCGCAAATCTTAATGGAACAGATCCAATATGCGGCTTAAATGATTCTATGATAATGATGGGATCCCCTTCTATGTATGACAGTATTAGTAAGGGAGTCAGATGGGCTTATCTCTATTGGTTTGCTTTTAGCATTGGCGTTCTTGAAATACTCTTCATAGTGTCAGCTTGGTGGTTTTTTGGAAGGCATGATATGCCAGATTCTATGGAAGAAGGCTATCGTGCGATAACAAGTCAATTCAGGAAGTTTAGTTACACTGAGCTCAAGAAGGCGACCAAGAATTTCAAGGAAGAGATTGGAAGGGGAGGCTCTGGAGCTGTATATAAAGGAGTTCTGGTAGATGAAAGAGCGGTGGCTGTGAAGAGATTGGAAGGATCGTATCAAGGGGAAGATGTGTTCTGGGCAGAAGTGAGCACCATTGGAAAAATCAATCACATGAACCTAGTTAGAATGTGGGGTTTCTGTTCAGAGGCCAGTCACAGACTCTTAGTCTACGAGTACATGGAAAATCAGTCCCTGGACAAGCATCTCTTCTCTACAAGCTCTCTTGGGTGGAAAGAAAGATTTCAAGTTGCTTTAGGCACAGCTAAGGGTTTGGCATATCTTCACCATGAGTGTCTAGAATGGGTAATACATTGTGATGTGAAGCCTGAAAATATACTTCTAGACACTGAATTTGAGCCCAAGATTTCTGATTTTGGACTTGCCAAACTGTCCCAGAGGGGTAGCAGTAACTCTGAATTCTCTCGTATAAGAGGAACAAAAGGTTACATGGCTCCAGAATGGGCTTTAAATCTTCCAATCACAGCGAAAGTTGATGTTTACAGCTACGGAGTTGTGATTCTAGAAGTGGTGAAAGGAATTCGGCTTTCAAACTGGATTAGAGAGGATGGTGAGGCGCAGGAATCAGAGCTGACAAGGTTTGTGAGAGTGATGAAGAGGAAAATCAAGTGTGGAGAGGAGTCATGGATAGAGGAAATAGTGGATCCAAGGTTGGATGGGAAATACAGCAGAAGACAGGCGAAGAAAATAGTAGAAGTTGGGATATCTTGCGTGGAGGAAGATAGAAATGAGAGACCAACCATGGATTCAATAGTGCAAGCTCTATTGGAATGTGAAGATCCCTCTTCAGTTTTTGCTACAGTTTTGTAA